A DNA window from Motacilla alba alba isolate MOTALB_02 chromosome 28, Motacilla_alba_V1.0_pri, whole genome shotgun sequence contains the following coding sequences:
- the ANO8 gene encoding anoctamin-8 isoform X6, with amino-acid sequence MPEAAAAAAQDGERPRRAPAAEERAEPAAPAGVLDKLFGKRLLQAGRYIMSHKAWMKTVPTENCDVLMTFPDSTDDHTLLWLLNHIRLGIPELIVQVRHHRHTRVYAFFVTATYESLLRGADEMGLRKAVKAEFGGGMRGFCCEEEFIYENIDNELGFFSSQERQSIIRYWLENLRAKQGESLHNIHFLEGQPIIPELAARGVIQQLFPLHEQRILKRLMKSWVQAVCEAQPLDDICDYFGVKIALYFAWLGFYTSAMVYPAVFGSILYTFTDSDQTSQDISCVVFAIFNVIWATLFLEEWKRRGAEFAYKWGTLDTPAESLEEPRPQFRGTKRISPVTSAEEFYYPPWKRLLFQSLVSVPVCLACLALVFLLMLGCFQLQELVLSIQELPRVLRFLPKIILAIIVTACDELYKKVALWLNDMENYRLQSAYEKHLIIKMVLFQFVNSYLSLFYIGFYLKDMERLKEMLATLLITRQFLQNVREVSQPHLYRRLRRGDLSVRSLRQLGRALLRLLAPRPPPHAPPEGPRGEKKCLNGGCGVPEEEEEEEEEERRGSDSDSEGALDCGLKLKKVSFIERGERRAEPAGPEDEPFLEEGSPTMVEKGMDPAAVFELCEEEEEAEAQPGSPGRAAEPAVLARRRRREEEEGDEEGRKRNRASWIDPPEEDYSTQLTQAEVESCMKKYEDTFQDYQEMFIQFGYVVLFSSAFPLAAACALLNNVIEIRSDAFKLCTGLQRPFGQRVASIGHWQKVMEAMGVLAIVVNCYLIAQCGQLQRLFPGLSPEAAIVCVVVLEHFALLLKYVIQVAIPDIPAWVAEEMAKLEYQRREAFKKHERQAQHHFQQQQRRKREEEERQRHAELQARRDRDPARDEATKAEATGQDPAHDKGQAKGKSSGGSSAHGPDKPKRPSSLLATNNVMKLKQIIPLQGKFLSGGTSAAGTATARSPQSPTGSENKLPGFLSFKFLKSPETKRDAGTEKVQSPTKPFNPGKLFNFGKSEGLGANGGAAGASPQPRAVPSADAGPGKSHLNEEGAREEAETRAEEEGGGARL; translated from the exons ATGCCCgaagcggcggcggccgcggcgcagGACGGAGAGCGGCCCCGGCGGGCCCCGGCCGCGGAGGAACGAGCGGAACCGGCGGCCCCCGCCGGAGTGCTGG ATAAACTCTTCGGGAAGCGGCTGCTCCAGGCCGGGCGCTACATCATGTCCCACAAGGCCTGGATGAAAACCGTGCCCACGGAGAACTGCGACGTGCTGATGACATTCCCGG ACAGCACGGATGACCACAcgctgctgtggctgctgaacCACATCCGCCTGGGCATCCCCGAGCTCATCGTGCAGGTGCGGCACCACCGGCACACGCGCGTCTACGCCTTCTTCGTCACCGCCACCTACGAGAG TTTGCTGCGCGGGGCGGACGAGATGGGGCTGCGGAAGGCGGTGAAGGCGGAGTTCGGGGGCGGCATGCGCGGCTTCTGCTGCGAGGAGGAGTTCATCTACGAGAACATCGACAACGAGCTCGGCTTCTTCAGCTCCCAG GAGCGGCAGAGCATCATCCGCTACTGGCTGGAGAACCTGCGGGCCAAGCAGGGCGAGTCCCTGCACAACATCCACTTCCTCGAGGGCCAGCCCATCA TCCCGGAGCTGGCGGCCCGGGGGGTGATCCAGCAGCTGTTCCCGCTGCACGAGCAGAGGATCCTCAAGCGCCTGATGAAGTCCTGGGTGCAGGCGGTGTGCGAGGCGCAGCCCCTCG ATGACATCTGTGACTATTTTGGGGTGAAGATCGCCCTGTACTTCGCCTGGCTGGGCTTCTACACCTCGGCCATGGTGTACCCGGCCGTGTTCGGCTCCATCCTCTACACCTTCACCGACAGCGACCAG ACCAGCCAGGACATCTCCTGCGTGGTCTTTGCCATCTTCAACGTCATCTGGGCCACGCTGTTCCTGGAGGAGTGGAAGCGCCGCGGCGCCGAGTTCGCCTACAAGTGGGGGACGCTGGACACGCCCGCCGAGTCCCTGGAGGAGCCCCGGCCCCAGTTCCGG GGCACCAAGCGGATCAGCCCGGTGACCAGCGCCGAGGAGTTCTATTACCCGCCCTGGAAGCGCCTCCTGTTCCAGAGCCTCGTCAGCGTCCCCGTGTGCCTGGCCTGCCTCGCCCTCGTCTTCCTCCTCATGCTCGgctgcttccagctccag GAGCTGGTGCTCAGCATCCAGGAGCTGCCGCGCGTCCTTCGCTTCCTGCCCAAGATCATCCTGGCCATCATTGTCACTGCCTGTGACGAGCTCTACAAGAAAGTGGCCTTGTGGCTCAATGACATGG agaaTTATCGGCTGCAGAGCGCCTACGAGAAACACCTCATCATCAAAATGGTCCTG TTCCAGTTCGTCAATTCCTACCTGAGCCTTTTCTACATTGGGTTCTACCTCAAGGACATGGAGCGCCTCAAGGAG aTGCTGGCCACGCTGCTGATCACGCGGCAGTTCCTGCAGAACGTGCGGGAGGTGTCGCAGCCGCACCTGTACCGGCGCCTCCGCCGCGGGGACCTCTCGGTGCGCAGCCTGCGGCAGCTCGGCCGCGCCCTGCTCCGCCTGCTCGCCCCGCGGCCACCCCCGCACGCCCCTCCGGAGGGGCCCCGCGGCGAGAAGAAGTGTCTGAACGGGGGCTGCGGGGTgcccgaggaggaggaggaggaggaggaggaagagcgGCGCGGCTCGGACTCGGACTCGGAGGGCGCGCTGGACTGCGGGCTGAAGCTGAAGAAGGTGAGCTTCATCGAGCGCGGCGAGCGGCGCGCCGAGCCCGCGGGCCCCGAGGACGAGCCCTTCCTGGAGGAGGGCAGCCCCACCATGGTGGAGAAGGGCATGGACCCCGCGGCTGTGTTCGAGCTctgcgaggaggaggaggaggccgAAGCGCagcccggcagccccggcagggCGGCGGAGCCGGCGGTGCtggcgaggaggaggaggagggaggaggaggagggcgaTGAGGAAGGGAGGAAGCGCAACCGCGCCTCGTGGATTGACCCGCCCGAGGAGGATTACTCCACGCAGCTGACCCAGGCTGAGGTGGAGAGCTGCATGAAGAAGTACGAG GACACTTTCCAGGACTACCAGGAGATGTTCATCCAGTTTGGCTACGTGGTGCTCTTCTCCTCGGCCTTCCCGCTGGCGGCCGCGTGCGCGCTGCTCAACAACGTCATCGAGATCCGCAGCGACGCCTTCAAGCTCTGCACCGGCCTGCAGAGACCCTTCGGGCAGCGCGTGGCCAGCATCGGCCACTGGCAG AAGGTGATGGAGGCCATGGGCGTCCTGGCCATCGTGGTCAACTGCTACCTGATCGCGCAGTGCGGGCAGCTGCAGCGCCTCTTCCCGGGGCTCAGCCCCGAGGCCGCCATCGTCTGCGTCGTGGTGCTCGAG CATTTTGCGCTGCTCCTCAAGTATGTCATCCAGGTGGCCATTCCCGACATTCCCGCCTGGGTGGCCGAGGAGATGGCCAAGCTGGAGTACCAGCGTCGCGAGGCCTTCAAG AAGCACGAGCGGCAGGCCCAGCaccacttccagcagcagcagcgccgcAAGCGCGAGGAGGAGGAGCGGCAGCGCCACGCCGAGCTCCAGGCGCGCCGCGACCGCGACCCCGCCCGCGACGAGGCCACCAAGGCCGAGGCCACCGGGCAGGACCCGGCGCACGACAAGGGCCAGGCCAAGGGGAAAAGCTCCGGCGGCTCCTCCGCGCACGGCCCCGACAAACCCAAGCGGCCCAGTTCGCTGCTGGCCACCAACAACGTGATGAAGCTGAAGCAGATCATCCCCCTGCAGGGCAAGTTCCTGTCCGGGGGCACCAGCGCGGCTGGCACCGCCACCGCCAGGTCGCCGCAGTCGCCCACGGGCAGCGAGAACAAACTGCCGGGATTCCTGAGCTTCAAATTCCTCAAATCGCCCGAGACTAAGCGGGACGCGGGCACCGAGAAGGTGCAGTCGCCCACCAAGCCCTTCAACCCCGGCAAGCTCTTCAATTTCGGCAAGTCCGAAGGGCTCGGTGCCAAcggcggcgcggccggagcgtccccgcagccccgggcggTGCCCTCGGCGGACGCGGGGCCCGGGAAGTCGCACCTCAACGAGGAAGGGGCGCGGGAGGAAGCGGAGACCCGGGCGGAGGAGGAGGGCGGCGGTGCTCGGCTCTGA
- the ANO8 gene encoding anoctamin-8 isoform X5, with protein MSHKAWMKTVPTENCDVLMTFPDSTDDHTLLWLLNHIRLGIPELIVQVRHHRHTRVYAFFVTATYESLLRGADEMGLRKAVKAEFGGGMRGFCCEEEFIYENIDNELGFFSSQERQSIIRYWLENLRAKQGESLHNIHFLEGQPIIPELAARGVIQQLFPLHEQRILKRLMKSWVQAVCEAQPLDDICDYFGVKIALYFAWLGFYTSAMVYPAVFGSILYTFTDSDQLVPSVPQTSQDISCVVFAIFNVIWATLFLEEWKRRGAEFAYKWGTLDTPAESLEEPRPQFRGTKRISPVTSAEEFYYPPWKRLLFQSLVSVPVCLACLALVFLLMLGCFQLQELVLSIQELPRVLRFLPKIILAIIVTACDELYKKVALWLNDMENYRLQSAYEKHLIIKMVLFQFVNSYLSLFYIGFYLKDMERLKELLLILSLSQSLARQLREALLPSILLHLHLSLIFLRRLLRFCWTLALSKMLATLLITRQFLQNVREVSQPHLYRRLRRGDLSVRSLRQLGRALLRLLAPRPPPHAPPEGPRGEKKCLNGGCGVPEEEEEEEEEERRGSDSDSEGALDCGLKLKKVSFIERGERRAEPAGPEDEPFLEEGSPTMVEKGMDPAAVFELCEEEEEAEAQPGSPGRAAEPAVLARRRRREEEEGDEEGRKRNRASWIDPPEEDYSTQLTQAEVESCMKKYEDTFQDYQEMFIQFGYVVLFSSAFPLAAACALLNNVIEIRSDAFKLCTGLQRPFGQRVASIGHWQKVMEAMGVLAIVVNCYLIAQCGQLQRLFPGLSPEAAIVCVVVLEHFALLLKYVIQVAIPDIPAWVAEEMAKLEYQRREAFKKHERQAQHHFQQQQRRKREEEERQRHAELQARRDRDPARDEATKAEATGQDPAHDKGQAKGKSSGGSSAHGPDKPKRPSSLLATNNVMKLKQIIPLQGKFLSGGTSAAGTATARSPQSPTGSENKLPGFLSFKFLKSPETKRDAGTEKVQSPTKPFNPGKLFNFGKSEGLGANGGAAGASPQPRAVPSADAGPGKSHLNEEGAREEAETRAEEEGGGARL; from the exons ATGTCCCACAAGGCCTGGATGAAAACCGTGCCCACGGAGAACTGCGACGTGCTGATGACATTCCCGG ACAGCACGGATGACCACAcgctgctgtggctgctgaacCACATCCGCCTGGGCATCCCCGAGCTCATCGTGCAGGTGCGGCACCACCGGCACACGCGCGTCTACGCCTTCTTCGTCACCGCCACCTACGAGAG TTTGCTGCGCGGGGCGGACGAGATGGGGCTGCGGAAGGCGGTGAAGGCGGAGTTCGGGGGCGGCATGCGCGGCTTCTGCTGCGAGGAGGAGTTCATCTACGAGAACATCGACAACGAGCTCGGCTTCTTCAGCTCCCAG GAGCGGCAGAGCATCATCCGCTACTGGCTGGAGAACCTGCGGGCCAAGCAGGGCGAGTCCCTGCACAACATCCACTTCCTCGAGGGCCAGCCCATCA TCCCGGAGCTGGCGGCCCGGGGGGTGATCCAGCAGCTGTTCCCGCTGCACGAGCAGAGGATCCTCAAGCGCCTGATGAAGTCCTGGGTGCAGGCGGTGTGCGAGGCGCAGCCCCTCG ATGACATCTGTGACTATTTTGGGGTGAAGATCGCCCTGTACTTCGCCTGGCTGGGCTTCTACACCTCGGCCATGGTGTACCCGGCCGTGTTCGGCTCCATCCTCTACACCTTCACCGACAGCGACCAG TTGGTGCCGTCTGTCCCCCAGACCAGCCAGGACATCTCCTGCGTGGTCTTTGCCATCTTCAACGTCATCTGGGCCACGCTGTTCCTGGAGGAGTGGAAGCGCCGCGGCGCCGAGTTCGCCTACAAGTGGGGGACGCTGGACACGCCCGCCGAGTCCCTGGAGGAGCCCCGGCCCCAGTTCCGG GGCACCAAGCGGATCAGCCCGGTGACCAGCGCCGAGGAGTTCTATTACCCGCCCTGGAAGCGCCTCCTGTTCCAGAGCCTCGTCAGCGTCCCCGTGTGCCTGGCCTGCCTCGCCCTCGTCTTCCTCCTCATGCTCGgctgcttccagctccag GAGCTGGTGCTCAGCATCCAGGAGCTGCCGCGCGTCCTTCGCTTCCTGCCCAAGATCATCCTGGCCATCATTGTCACTGCCTGTGACGAGCTCTACAAGAAAGTGGCCTTGTGGCTCAATGACATGG agaaTTATCGGCTGCAGAGCGCCTACGAGAAACACCTCATCATCAAAATGGTCCTG TTCCAGTTCGTCAATTCCTACCTGAGCCTTTTCTACATTGGGTTCTACCTCAAGGACATGGAGCGCCTCAAGGAG CTCCTgctcatcctgtccctgtcGCAGAGCCTCGCGCGGCAGCTCCGGgaggctctgctcccctccatcctcctccacctccacctGTCCCTCATCTTCCTCAGGCGCCTCCTGCGCTTTTGCTGGACCCTGGCACTATCCAAA aTGCTGGCCACGCTGCTGATCACGCGGCAGTTCCTGCAGAACGTGCGGGAGGTGTCGCAGCCGCACCTGTACCGGCGCCTCCGCCGCGGGGACCTCTCGGTGCGCAGCCTGCGGCAGCTCGGCCGCGCCCTGCTCCGCCTGCTCGCCCCGCGGCCACCCCCGCACGCCCCTCCGGAGGGGCCCCGCGGCGAGAAGAAGTGTCTGAACGGGGGCTGCGGGGTgcccgaggaggaggaggaggaggaggaggaagagcgGCGCGGCTCGGACTCGGACTCGGAGGGCGCGCTGGACTGCGGGCTGAAGCTGAAGAAGGTGAGCTTCATCGAGCGCGGCGAGCGGCGCGCCGAGCCCGCGGGCCCCGAGGACGAGCCCTTCCTGGAGGAGGGCAGCCCCACCATGGTGGAGAAGGGCATGGACCCCGCGGCTGTGTTCGAGCTctgcgaggaggaggaggaggccgAAGCGCagcccggcagccccggcagggCGGCGGAGCCGGCGGTGCtggcgaggaggaggaggagggaggaggaggagggcgaTGAGGAAGGGAGGAAGCGCAACCGCGCCTCGTGGATTGACCCGCCCGAGGAGGATTACTCCACGCAGCTGACCCAGGCTGAGGTGGAGAGCTGCATGAAGAAGTACGAG GACACTTTCCAGGACTACCAGGAGATGTTCATCCAGTTTGGCTACGTGGTGCTCTTCTCCTCGGCCTTCCCGCTGGCGGCCGCGTGCGCGCTGCTCAACAACGTCATCGAGATCCGCAGCGACGCCTTCAAGCTCTGCACCGGCCTGCAGAGACCCTTCGGGCAGCGCGTGGCCAGCATCGGCCACTGGCAG AAGGTGATGGAGGCCATGGGCGTCCTGGCCATCGTGGTCAACTGCTACCTGATCGCGCAGTGCGGGCAGCTGCAGCGCCTCTTCCCGGGGCTCAGCCCCGAGGCCGCCATCGTCTGCGTCGTGGTGCTCGAG CATTTTGCGCTGCTCCTCAAGTATGTCATCCAGGTGGCCATTCCCGACATTCCCGCCTGGGTGGCCGAGGAGATGGCCAAGCTGGAGTACCAGCGTCGCGAGGCCTTCAAG AAGCACGAGCGGCAGGCCCAGCaccacttccagcagcagcagcgccgcAAGCGCGAGGAGGAGGAGCGGCAGCGCCACGCCGAGCTCCAGGCGCGCCGCGACCGCGACCCCGCCCGCGACGAGGCCACCAAGGCCGAGGCCACCGGGCAGGACCCGGCGCACGACAAGGGCCAGGCCAAGGGGAAAAGCTCCGGCGGCTCCTCCGCGCACGGCCCCGACAAACCCAAGCGGCCCAGTTCGCTGCTGGCCACCAACAACGTGATGAAGCTGAAGCAGATCATCCCCCTGCAGGGCAAGTTCCTGTCCGGGGGCACCAGCGCGGCTGGCACCGCCACCGCCAGGTCGCCGCAGTCGCCCACGGGCAGCGAGAACAAACTGCCGGGATTCCTGAGCTTCAAATTCCTCAAATCGCCCGAGACTAAGCGGGACGCGGGCACCGAGAAGGTGCAGTCGCCCACCAAGCCCTTCAACCCCGGCAAGCTCTTCAATTTCGGCAAGTCCGAAGGGCTCGGTGCCAAcggcggcgcggccggagcgtccccgcagccccgggcggTGCCCTCGGCGGACGCGGGGCCCGGGAAGTCGCACCTCAACGAGGAAGGGGCGCGGGAGGAAGCGGAGACCCGGGCGGAGGAGGAGGGCGGCGGTGCTCGGCTCTGA
- the ANO8 gene encoding anoctamin-8 isoform X3: MPEAAAAAAQDGERPRRAPAAEERAEPAAPAGVLDKLFGKRLLQAGRYIMSHKAWMKTVPTENCDVLMTFPDSTDDHTLLWLLNHIRLGIPELIVQVRHHRHTRVYAFFVTATYESLLRGADEMGLRKAVKAEFGGGMRGFCCEEEFIYENIDNELGFFSSQERQSIIRYWLENLRAKQGESLHNIHFLEGQPIIPELAARGVIQQLFPLHEQRILKRLMKSWVQAVCEAQPLDDICDYFGVKIALYFAWLGFYTSAMVYPAVFGSILYTFTDSDQTSQDISCVVFAIFNVIWATLFLEEWKRRGAEFAYKWGTLDTPAESLEEPRPQFRGTKRISPVTSAEEFYYPPWKRLLFQSLVSVPVCLACLALVFLLMLGCFQLQELVLSIQELPRVLRFLPKIILAIIVTACDELYKKVALWLNDMENYRLQSAYEKHLIIKMVLFQFVNSYLSLFYIGFYLKDMERLKELLLILSLSQSLARQLREALLPSILLHLHLSLIFLRRLLRFCWTLALSKMLATLLITRQFLQNVREVSQPHLYRRLRRGDLSVRSLRQLGRALLRLLAPRPPPHAPPEGPRGEKKCLNGGCGVPEEEEEEEEEERRGSDSDSEGALDCGLKLKKVSFIERGERRAEPAGPEDEPFLEEGSPTMVEKGMDPAAVFELCEEEEEAEAQPGSPGRAAEPAVLARRRRREEEEGDEEGRKRNRASWIDPPEEDYSTQLTQAEVESCMKKYEDTFQDYQEMFIQFGYVVLFSSAFPLAAACALLNNVIEIRSDAFKLCTGLQRPFGQRVASIGHWQKVMEAMGVLAIVVNCYLIAQCGQLQRLFPGLSPEAAIVCVVVLEHFALLLKYVIQVAIPDIPAWVAEEMAKLEYQRREAFKKHERQAQHHFQQQQRRKREEEERQRHAELQARRDRDPARDEATKAEATGQDPAHDKGQAKGKSSGGSSAHGPDKPKRPSSLLATNNVMKLKQIIPLQGKFLSGGTSAAGTATARSPQSPTGSENKLPGFLSFKFLKSPETKRDAGTEKVQSPTKPFNPGKLFNFGKSEGLGANGGAAGASPQPRAVPSADAGPGKSHLNEEGAREEAETRAEEEGGGARL, from the exons ATGCCCgaagcggcggcggccgcggcgcagGACGGAGAGCGGCCCCGGCGGGCCCCGGCCGCGGAGGAACGAGCGGAACCGGCGGCCCCCGCCGGAGTGCTGG ATAAACTCTTCGGGAAGCGGCTGCTCCAGGCCGGGCGCTACATCATGTCCCACAAGGCCTGGATGAAAACCGTGCCCACGGAGAACTGCGACGTGCTGATGACATTCCCGG ACAGCACGGATGACCACAcgctgctgtggctgctgaacCACATCCGCCTGGGCATCCCCGAGCTCATCGTGCAGGTGCGGCACCACCGGCACACGCGCGTCTACGCCTTCTTCGTCACCGCCACCTACGAGAG TTTGCTGCGCGGGGCGGACGAGATGGGGCTGCGGAAGGCGGTGAAGGCGGAGTTCGGGGGCGGCATGCGCGGCTTCTGCTGCGAGGAGGAGTTCATCTACGAGAACATCGACAACGAGCTCGGCTTCTTCAGCTCCCAG GAGCGGCAGAGCATCATCCGCTACTGGCTGGAGAACCTGCGGGCCAAGCAGGGCGAGTCCCTGCACAACATCCACTTCCTCGAGGGCCAGCCCATCA TCCCGGAGCTGGCGGCCCGGGGGGTGATCCAGCAGCTGTTCCCGCTGCACGAGCAGAGGATCCTCAAGCGCCTGATGAAGTCCTGGGTGCAGGCGGTGTGCGAGGCGCAGCCCCTCG ATGACATCTGTGACTATTTTGGGGTGAAGATCGCCCTGTACTTCGCCTGGCTGGGCTTCTACACCTCGGCCATGGTGTACCCGGCCGTGTTCGGCTCCATCCTCTACACCTTCACCGACAGCGACCAG ACCAGCCAGGACATCTCCTGCGTGGTCTTTGCCATCTTCAACGTCATCTGGGCCACGCTGTTCCTGGAGGAGTGGAAGCGCCGCGGCGCCGAGTTCGCCTACAAGTGGGGGACGCTGGACACGCCCGCCGAGTCCCTGGAGGAGCCCCGGCCCCAGTTCCGG GGCACCAAGCGGATCAGCCCGGTGACCAGCGCCGAGGAGTTCTATTACCCGCCCTGGAAGCGCCTCCTGTTCCAGAGCCTCGTCAGCGTCCCCGTGTGCCTGGCCTGCCTCGCCCTCGTCTTCCTCCTCATGCTCGgctgcttccagctccag GAGCTGGTGCTCAGCATCCAGGAGCTGCCGCGCGTCCTTCGCTTCCTGCCCAAGATCATCCTGGCCATCATTGTCACTGCCTGTGACGAGCTCTACAAGAAAGTGGCCTTGTGGCTCAATGACATGG agaaTTATCGGCTGCAGAGCGCCTACGAGAAACACCTCATCATCAAAATGGTCCTG TTCCAGTTCGTCAATTCCTACCTGAGCCTTTTCTACATTGGGTTCTACCTCAAGGACATGGAGCGCCTCAAGGAG CTCCTgctcatcctgtccctgtcGCAGAGCCTCGCGCGGCAGCTCCGGgaggctctgctcccctccatcctcctccacctccacctGTCCCTCATCTTCCTCAGGCGCCTCCTGCGCTTTTGCTGGACCCTGGCACTATCCAAA aTGCTGGCCACGCTGCTGATCACGCGGCAGTTCCTGCAGAACGTGCGGGAGGTGTCGCAGCCGCACCTGTACCGGCGCCTCCGCCGCGGGGACCTCTCGGTGCGCAGCCTGCGGCAGCTCGGCCGCGCCCTGCTCCGCCTGCTCGCCCCGCGGCCACCCCCGCACGCCCCTCCGGAGGGGCCCCGCGGCGAGAAGAAGTGTCTGAACGGGGGCTGCGGGGTgcccgaggaggaggaggaggaggaggaggaagagcgGCGCGGCTCGGACTCGGACTCGGAGGGCGCGCTGGACTGCGGGCTGAAGCTGAAGAAGGTGAGCTTCATCGAGCGCGGCGAGCGGCGCGCCGAGCCCGCGGGCCCCGAGGACGAGCCCTTCCTGGAGGAGGGCAGCCCCACCATGGTGGAGAAGGGCATGGACCCCGCGGCTGTGTTCGAGCTctgcgaggaggaggaggaggccgAAGCGCagcccggcagccccggcagggCGGCGGAGCCGGCGGTGCtggcgaggaggaggaggagggaggaggaggagggcgaTGAGGAAGGGAGGAAGCGCAACCGCGCCTCGTGGATTGACCCGCCCGAGGAGGATTACTCCACGCAGCTGACCCAGGCTGAGGTGGAGAGCTGCATGAAGAAGTACGAG GACACTTTCCAGGACTACCAGGAGATGTTCATCCAGTTTGGCTACGTGGTGCTCTTCTCCTCGGCCTTCCCGCTGGCGGCCGCGTGCGCGCTGCTCAACAACGTCATCGAGATCCGCAGCGACGCCTTCAAGCTCTGCACCGGCCTGCAGAGACCCTTCGGGCAGCGCGTGGCCAGCATCGGCCACTGGCAG AAGGTGATGGAGGCCATGGGCGTCCTGGCCATCGTGGTCAACTGCTACCTGATCGCGCAGTGCGGGCAGCTGCAGCGCCTCTTCCCGGGGCTCAGCCCCGAGGCCGCCATCGTCTGCGTCGTGGTGCTCGAG CATTTTGCGCTGCTCCTCAAGTATGTCATCCAGGTGGCCATTCCCGACATTCCCGCCTGGGTGGCCGAGGAGATGGCCAAGCTGGAGTACCAGCGTCGCGAGGCCTTCAAG AAGCACGAGCGGCAGGCCCAGCaccacttccagcagcagcagcgccgcAAGCGCGAGGAGGAGGAGCGGCAGCGCCACGCCGAGCTCCAGGCGCGCCGCGACCGCGACCCCGCCCGCGACGAGGCCACCAAGGCCGAGGCCACCGGGCAGGACCCGGCGCACGACAAGGGCCAGGCCAAGGGGAAAAGCTCCGGCGGCTCCTCCGCGCACGGCCCCGACAAACCCAAGCGGCCCAGTTCGCTGCTGGCCACCAACAACGTGATGAAGCTGAAGCAGATCATCCCCCTGCAGGGCAAGTTCCTGTCCGGGGGCACCAGCGCGGCTGGCACCGCCACCGCCAGGTCGCCGCAGTCGCCCACGGGCAGCGAGAACAAACTGCCGGGATTCCTGAGCTTCAAATTCCTCAAATCGCCCGAGACTAAGCGGGACGCGGGCACCGAGAAGGTGCAGTCGCCCACCAAGCCCTTCAACCCCGGCAAGCTCTTCAATTTCGGCAAGTCCGAAGGGCTCGGTGCCAAcggcggcgcggccggagcgtccccgcagccccgggcggTGCCCTCGGCGGACGCGGGGCCCGGGAAGTCGCACCTCAACGAGGAAGGGGCGCGGGAGGAAGCGGAGACCCGGGCGGAGGAGGAGGGCGGCGGTGCTCGGCTCTGA